The Asterias rubens chromosome 16, eAstRub1.3, whole genome shotgun sequence region attaagaCATAGTAGAAAGGAGAAAtgaattatttctttaattttaattatttcttCCAATCTACCAAAGTATGTTGAATAAAGAAAGGTTCAACAGAAACTTAGACCAAGGCCTTAtctcaaagagctgcttaagaacaaaaagtagcaaagcaAAACATAATTTTGCTGATCAGCAAAATCTTTCTATCAATAgaaagattaccagccaaaataccacgcATCATGTACCATCCAGACTGGTGTCCtgttcatttttgcttagcaggaaatatGTAAACATCATTttttgcttgagcagctctatggaattgggccttTGTTAGCAGGTAAATGCATTGTAGATTTTACGTTTAAAAAAAGCAACCTTAATTTATTGTTCAACATTTACGGTCGTTGGTTTCCCTATTAGCTGCTTATGCAATAACCTTAGCTGCCCTGCAGCATGTTTAAGTCACATGTACTATAAAACAGTTGATGAAATTATTAGTTAAGTATTGATGAAATTTAAAGTTAAAACTTGACATAACTGTTACCTCAGATGGCAAATTGTTGTTGAAATGTTGGCTTTCTGGTAGAGTTACCATAGACTTTTATcatgttttgtacatgtatgatacaattgtaaaatgttgaatTGATCTCGttatttggttgtttttaatCTAGTTCTAGATTCATTACcctttgaatattttttttagtttgttattttaacataGCCAAAGATCTGTGCTACAGACACACATTTTAATGACTTCAACACATTAAGGATTCCAACCGCCTCCAGCCATTGGGCAAGCTcactggtctagtggtaaaaCATCAGCTcttgcaatgcaaaggtcatgggtttgaatccaactcGAGTGATTTGATAAATGCCTGATGTCACGGAGATGTAGCTGTAGCCATCGATTCGGACATGGCCTAAAgcaatgcgaatgcgaagcaaatcttgacgtcacaaattcgcaacgaacaattcgcagcagttgccctctgctctactcccttgcgaataatcgctacgaaaggagggtgtgacgccAAATTCAAGTctaattcgcttcgcattcgcaggaagtatgaaccgggattAAGAATCTATACATAATAAAACTTAGTTTGTTTGGCTAGTGCATCCAGCTCTCGTCACTGTTTCAGTTCCCAGTAGGGCCATATTCATGATCTTATGTGATTAGAGTTGGGCGCTGGTTCTGCATCAAGCGTTCTCCTCTCTCAACTGTTTTGATTCCCAGTAGGGCCATATTCATGATATTATGTGATTAGAGTTGGGCGCTGGTTCTCTCCTAAGCCTCAAGCATTTTACTCCCTCCCTCTTGAAGCATCAAACACTTGAATCTGATCTCCGTGCTCATATAGGCCCTATGGGTCGGTTCGATCGACTACCAAGGCACCCTTGCAGTTTGAACATGTACCcacgtcctttgcaattcagcttctcgattgcaagtacatgtacgtgaaGTAAGGATGATATAAGCCTCCTAAATTATTATACATGCTCTGATCTCAAACTTACGTGGCGAATGCCAACCCGTTTAAGGGTTTGTAGTTTTTGTACAAgcacaaccttttttttttctgtaaaacaaaaacaagctgTCATtaaacatgtatttgtttgattcattgatgacatgaaataaatattttctgAATTTTCTTCTAAGACTTTCCATAGTGGCAGGGTTTTGTTTGTAGTTGTGTTCTTAAACTGTGCTGGTTCAATTTGGTTTGAAAGTCACTTGCCTGTGTAACAATGTTAGGACCCATCACTGAGTCAATTGATCATGCCGATACCTCACTAAGTCATCCCTTCATACACCCCTGGctattgcctcgatgccctgCATGGTCATTCCCTCcatgccccttgtcattgcctctgtgcccgTGCCTTGGTCATtatccctggtcattgcatccatgcccttgccttggtcattgcctctttgcccctggtcattgcatccaTGCCCTTGCCTTTGTCATTGCCTCTGGTAATTGCTTCTGTGCCCTCGCTTTGTTATTGCATCCATGGCCCTTATGTGTGCCCttgccttggtcattgccttcaagCCCCTGGCATTTGCCTTGGTTATTGCCTCGATGCTCCATGCTCTCAATCCTTGCCCCTGGTTATTGCATCCatgtccctggtcattgccttcgtgACCCTGCCTTGGTAATTGCCTCCCTGCCCCAtgccattgcctccatgcccttatCCTTGCCAATGTGCCCAGGTGCCCCTTATGTAATGCAAAAATACCTTGCCCTTATAATACAAGAACCATATACAATGTACCATGTTTGTTGAATGAGTGGGTTTTGCCTACACATACTTtcagtaaataaataagtaaactgGAACACTCGGCATACAATAATTGTTAAATAAACTTGTAACTTTTATTTACAAAGCAATTCTTTACATGAATCAAAAcctcattcataaataaatgTGCATGCAGCACATTAAAGGTTAACAGTTCAGAAATCCATCGGACAAAGGCAAGCTAAACAAATTCCAAATGATATGAAAGTGTACGGGTTCAAGTTGCATTTTCCCttgaaaaccaaaacaaaaaattgggaAGGAATTTCAACATTGCTCAAAACGAAGAACTTGCAAAACATTTCCCATGTGATATGGACATGTATAGGTTCAAGTTGCATGGCCTGATTTTCCTTGAAAACAATAAATTTTTTCTGAACAAATTTCAACATTGCAGTTTCAAAACGAAGAGCATACAAAAAGTTTGCCATGTGATGGATAATGTTTGTTCATCTGTCCATGGCTGATGAATGTCGGATAATGTTGGAGTTCTCGACAACAACTAATTGTTGGTTTACACTTGTATAAATCTATACAAAACAGCTACTTGGGACTTTTTAATCTTAAATAGcaacttttatttattcaagacttaaggcactggacacctttggtatttgtcacagaccagtactCTGATTTGGTGTATCCCTGCAAAtttggattcaattggtcatcaaagttgcaagaaataacgaaagaaaaatcacccttgtccaCAAAATTGTGTAGATtcagaaagacttcaggcctgaagtcttttatcaaattcagATTACGtggtgtgttttcagatgcttgaatttgagacctcagctgaggtctcaaattcaattcaaatattttagtgacaaattacctctcTTTCGAAAACTATAATTCAGTGGGATTTGTTATACTATCGTTGCTCATATCCAAGTTAGTTTTTacgcaaacaattattttgagtaattacctgtAGTGTCCAAACTTCTTAAATCAAATTGGCCAAAAGAGAAataaattcccccccccccttgcctcATTTTCTTAAACACAACTGATTTGATTTAATCATTATCTAGAACTAAAAAAAACTTCCAGttccatttaaagccattggaccctttcggtaaacagtgttgtccaaggcccacacggatttgttataaacacatgtcataacacggcgaaacgcgcgaaaacaggagtgggttttcccgttattttctcccgactccgatgtccgatcgagcctaaatttccacaggattgttattttatatgtaagttgtgatacacgaacgtttgggacttggacaatactgtttactgaaagtgtataacggctttaaagccattgaacactttcggtaaacatattgtccaaggcccacacttcgtgtatcaaaacttctatataaaataacatacctgtacaaatttaggctcaatcggtcatcggagtcgggagaaaataacgggaaaacccacccttgtgtccgcacgtttcgccacgtcatgacatgtgtttaaaataaatccgtaattctcgatatcgagaattgatattgtttttatgttttctcaaaaagtaaagcatttcatggaataatatttcaagagaagtctttcaccattaccttctgtaaaccctctaagttatttgtacatctgtgaacttaaaaaaaaattctgtaccgaaagtgtccaatggctttaagttttgTTGTCTATTTcagtttattaattatttataagtCCCTGCTAGAATTTCAAAGCAACGACACcttacataacaaaataaaagaccTCTGTgcttaaaattgaaacaaaacctatttataacaGATGAAGCCATCTTCATACTTCATAAATCAATTATACTAAACACACACAttggttgttggtttgaatcccctCCGAGCTAAACGCTGATTTCACAACATTGATTCACGAGCCTGAAAGTGTGACGTCTGATGTTGATGCTATTGTTTTCCTTGCTTTCTGGTTTAACCTTCACTGTTTAGAACTGCCCATCGTCTCCTTCAGTCTTGTCCAGTAACTTTTATTCAGTTCATTCATTTCCTCTATATTTTCTACAaacagcaatttaaaaaaagcaacaTTAAAATTTTCAATGTGttggtttcattttatttaagtAAGGTTAGGCAGCTATACAAACTAGTAGGATTACAGCATGTACttgagtaagatttgaaactttgcttagTGGAGTTACATCTAGTAAGGTTTCCGGTAATAAaatgtaagatttgaaactttgcttagTGGAGTTACATCTAGTAAGGTTTCCGGTAATAAaatgtaagatttgaaactttgcttagTGGAGTTACATCTAGTAAGGTTTCCGGTAATAAaatgtaagatttgaaactttgcttagTGGAGTTACATCTAGTAAGGTTTCCGGTAATAAaatgtaagatttgaaactttgcttagTGGAGTTACATCTAGTAAGGTTTCCGGTAATAAaatgtaagatttgaaactttgcttagTGGAGTTACATCTAGTAAGGTTTCCGGTAATAAaatgtaagatttgaaactttgcttagTGGAGTTACATCTAGTAAGGTTTCCGGTAATAAaatgtaagatttgaaactttgcatggtgatgATCTAGTAGGGCTTAAATTCATTTAACAAAATACTCTTTtgacaaagaacaaacaaactttcTGTACCTTCTACATGCAAAGCAGGTAAAAGATATTAATGTCAAACACAATTTCCTTGCATGAatgtataatcgcactgtgactgttgcatgcaCGGCATGATGTGTGTTTGTAATAGACAGTGCTGGCAGAGAAATAGACACTgactaacgacttgtcatcaagccAGCATGCACCTTAATTCACGCCGAGTATTTGCGtcttgcgataaggtctatggtgaaCTGGGACTCTGCTGCACTTTAGTGTCCCAAAAAGTCAGCAACATAATGAGAGACTTGTAATGGAGTCTAGATGATCCTACGTACCTGTAGACATCACTCTGTTGCAATCTTCAGCAGTGTTACCTGTGGCCGATGTATCATGCATCCTTGGGTACTGCAACAACAGAATTCAAGGAGTATCCAACAGACAAGTAAGATAACAACAGAAATAATAGtcatttttagttttacccATGTACAACCGATgtactgtttactcagtactttcctgagttctgttggattcaaacccccgacctttgcaaatctagagcagtgtcattctAAACTTCTTTAGAATTgaagggtgtgggtttgaatcccacccaagtaatatgcctgtgatttagTTTCTTTTTCGCAGAACTCAGCAAAATACTTCAAAGTTCAAGTTCAAAGTGCTAACACGCATCGgtgtatatatgggtaaaacaaaaatgaaacccaattcaaatttaacatctattaaacagAAATAATGTTACACACTTTTCATGTTATTATAAATACTTTTTGGAGGCAATTCCGCCTTGACATTGACCTTTCATAATCCAAGTGACCTTTTATTTGTTAAACAATGTATACCTAAGTCAAAGCCAATAGTTCCCAGGCTGAGCCCAGAATAGAAATTGAGCACAGTCCAGTAATACCTAATTTGAGCCCCCTTGAGCCAAGCGTACCTTGTTTCTGTAGAAATCTGTATGGATTTTC contains the following coding sequences:
- the LOC117300877 gene encoding ubiquinol-cytochrome-c reductase complex assembly factor 2-like gives rise to the protein MAASRYRKFLRLIEEWPVDPSKRGRDLAAHLRKRVAKDFSKGESTKIDEKECDAKYDALKKIHTDFYRNKYPRMHDTSATGNTAEDCNRVMSTENIEEMNELNKSYWTRLKETMGSSKQ